ACCAACGATAATCAAATGATGAAAAGTACAGGCACGTGTAAGTTATTTACAACACTTTTATACCTGTTAaggtttgattcttttttacttaattgttattattatgacGGCTGAGAAATGAAAGCGTACGTGTACCTTTGGGAACTAAGTCAACATAATAATAACAagatactattttaattttattaaatgaatattacTTTATAAGACAAAATTTGTATACATTCTCTAGAACTGATCATGCTTGAAACACacctaattttaataataaacttttaataatatatatatataatcaaattaggTTTATTAGAGGATTAACAAGAATTGATCTGTATTTTAGTGATATGATATGCTGAAATTAAGGATGGTAAATTGACAGAAGCATCTGTGTAGTGGAGGTTTGGCCTTATCAGTAAAGTGGATCTTTATTGGAAGATGGTTGATTCAATGATAGCGTAATGTGCACGTAGGGTTGCTGTCATGAGGTGGTACTTGCGATTTCCAAGCTACAGCGTTGGAAGTTAGAAAGGTTTCTAATCAACTACACACAACACGACCAATGGCTTTTCATTTGAACCCATCATGGATAAACTACAGTTTTTATTATGTCTATATTTAAAAGTAGgtcaattgatattttatttgttacttttttataatattcaaacttatatcattttaagatactttcattaaaaaaaagtttatgatatataattttaaaaataatcctTAAGAAAATTAGTTTAGTTctttaataaaactttaaaattgtaacctagttttttttttaaaagaaacatcTGTTTGATAGCATACAAACATCTATTTAAAATTGTAACCTATTTAATTAGTTCTCTTTGCTTGCTATTCCCTACTCCACCATGGTCCTCACCCTACCCACATGCAAACTCAACATCTGCTTTATTGATTTATTAGTTCGTCTTCCAAATCATCCACTAATTCTTGAGTTTTCCCCACACCCCTCCAAGAGTTTATTTTCTCAGAAGCCCACAACTGCATAATTAAGTGCAGTGCTGAGGAGATGAGTTATTGATGGTAGAGCCGTTGTTATATCTACTATGGTTGAAGCTTTAAAGCTCTTATTGTTCTAAGCTTCCTATATATGTTAATTACATAGCAACGTCGACATAAATGTTGGTGCCATTGACATTAATATATGACACATTGTTGGTTGCATCAACATTGTGAGGTCGGGAAAAACATCAATGCTAACAATAATTAGCTTCATTACAAATAGTATTTgctgttaaaataaaatattaagtaaacAATTATTTGAACTAGTTGCTATAGTAGGTTAATCACGTTTATCAATTACAACTAGTTTTGGTGGTGCAGTATGTTATGTGGCTTATAATTTGAATCGAAAGAACATTATTCATATTCAGACCACCTTGTTCCGGTATCAATTTGGTTTCCATCACTAGATTATTTAAGGAAAAGGTAAATAGCACAAAAACATTTCGCAGAAACAAACCAAACAGATAATCAAGTTAATTGCTCTTGCTGTTGACGGTAGTGTGACCATTCACCACTACAGTTATCTTCTCTTTGATAACAATGGTATTTGATTCAGAACATTTTGCCTCCCAGAATTCCagatattctttttcttttccaaaaaacATGTTCCTTTAACGAGGTGATGTGCTGAGCTCGGTTAATCCGTTTCCAGAATTGTGTTCCAGCCTTGCGACCATTTATTGGAATAACACGCTTTTGCTTTTGGGATTCCTCTGTTTGTAACCAAAAGCAAAAGCTTTAGGGATAAAAGAATCTCATAAGTAGAAATTCTCTATTGTTTGGATAAGGATACCATATTTCTTATCTATTAGTCAAAACCTGCAAGTTTGCCTGAGAATCAGAACTATGTGATATTACAGCATAACTGGTTTTCTTTGGCAGATGAACTCAACTTATGATAACATTTAACCTTACTTAGTACGAGAATATTTAAGCAAACTAACATTTCCCATTCAAAAATAGATTGTGCCAGAACTAAATTAACCAGATACCCCACAATAATCATGCAACATGAAACTATGCATGCATAATAGAGTAATCGTATGACACGGGatgttgatatttttattttaccatttgtTACAAAATTAGCAAATCATCAATCACAAGTCATTTTTTTCAGGTAAGACACCTTGTAGGCAGTTCACAACCTTTCTTTGTCCTTGTCAAATATTGTAAAGCATCAATTTCTCCTTCATCCATTGCACAACTGattctttaagaaaataaaaatctgaACAATAAAAGCTAGACAAACAAATTTCAATAAGAGCGCAGTAGTGAGGCGAACATCCATCTCTCCTTccccaaataaataaataacgaGTACATTACAGGGCATCAGCCTCTGAATTAGTGATGAGAATGAAATAGATGCCAGAAAAAATAGTGATTAAATGCCACCAACAAACACTAGAAAGAGAGATCAACAAAGAAAActacctttttcttcttctttatcttggttttcttgttttctatcTCATGTAGAatgttaaaaactaaaatataagtCATATAAGGAATTTAGCCTTGCTATGGGTCAAAGATACAAGTCTCAGCCAAGACGAAGGTGTACCAACATGATTTCCACTACCAAGTTTGGGACCATAAGTAGACCTAGATCACACATCTAAcactaactcaacagctggaccAGAGCAAAATGTGTACCTCGAACTCAGGTTTCGTACAGAAGCCACTGGATCAAAACCACAACGCATTACCAACCCTCACTTTCAATTTCTTTAGTCAATATGGAAACAGCACGGTGctacacaaacaaaaccacaaaAAGTAGGGTTTCCCTCCTGCATCATGAAAAATCCCATAGAGATTGCTATAACTTTGCTTTTGGCTGGGAATAAATTGAAGCAAAGAATTTTTCTGGCAAGAACGAAATTTTCTTGAGATGaagtaacaaaataaaatattaaatatgatatgGAGATGTTGAAAAAACCTTCGTAACATTGAAAGTAATTTGAAACAacaatataaatgttaattgaACCCATTAATTAGAAATGTTCTGAACTCCCTTGAAATTGGACTTTAAGCATCCAAATGAAAAGAAGAGAGCATAAAATTGTCGAATGTagaaaagatcttgaagagAAAGATTGAAATGCATACTGATTATGCATATTGCTTATCATGGAAATCAACCGATGCCAGCAGCCTAGCAAGAATAAGTGACAAACATATGAAGCCTATTAAAATACTTCATCATCGACAAACATATGCAGACCAATCTATTATCTTACAAAATTTTCCCGACTTCAAATacaaaatgacttttaaatttgtTCTCTGAAATTTTCCAGATATATGCAGACTCAAGAATGGGAACCATTGTCATTTCCAAATCTCATCAAATACATATGAGGACATGAGTTATAAAAAAATCAGAACAaactgattttcaaaacaatttatcTCAGGTTGCAATGCCAAAAAAATTCCATAAATTGCAACCACTCAAGACCTCTAACAAGCTGAACCAAAAATTTGCACGCACGAGAAAACCAATCAAAAAGTGCTGACGGCTAGAAAGAGATTATGCAAATAACAGCCTTCAAAAAATTTCAGTATTCATATGTACACCACTTCTCCAAATTGGGACAAGTAGAAACCCCCAGAATATCAAAGAATCCAAATTTCACCACCCTCTCCAACAGCAGCACTTGATCAAGCAACCATCCATTCTCCAATCCATATTAACCCGTTCCAACTCTTGAATCCATAAGCATTGAATTGCAGCAAGTTTCCTGTCTATAAGTTCTTACACCACATTtctctaaaaacaaaaatgcaaaTGAGGGTCTGACATTACACAGTTCCAGCCTCTCAAGTAACATCTCTACCACTTTTATTGATAATCCAATTACCTCCCTTACGAGCCATCATAATGTCACAATTTCATCATTTTACTTACACCACTTCATATTGAGCAGATTATCCTAAAACCCAATCGAACGCAAGGAATCTAAAATAGTAACTAATCCAAATGAGGGTTGCATTCTTTGGAATAGAAATCATTCTTATCCATCAAAGTTCTCAACATGGCCTGAGTGAAATTAGGGTCATTGGGATCACTCGTGGGAGACTCATTAGGTGATTCCAACACTTTGGGCCGCGAAAAACAAAACCCACACCCATTCCCTCTCCTTCTTCCTCCACTATCACCGTCGACGACAATCACCTTACCTTCTTCGTTCCCCTGACGCGATTTCGCAAGAAGACTCTTTCTGCTTCTGACTCTGCGTATTTGCTTCTTCGCTTTCGCGAATTGACGCACAACCACCTTCCCAAAATCACTAACCCTTCGTCTTCTGCGAAGTTGACTCTTCCCCATTTCGGAATCGTCGTCACTGCCTCCTTCGTAACCGCGACGATCGGCGTCCGAGAACGAAACCCCCTCCTCCTCGGAACAACCAGACATCAATTCCAACCGCGCTTGTTTCTGGGCGAATTAGGTCACGCAAATTAGGACTCTCAACTATCATCAAAGTTGAATTTgggtaataataatattgaataatgAACAGTTAAGAGGAGAGAGAAATATGGTGCGAAATTGGGCAAAACAAACGAATGAATGCCTAAtagtaagaaagaaaaaagtggAAACTGGTTCATTTGATTTGGATTTTAATTTCAACCTTATGTGTATGCATATATACTATGTATGATGTTTGTCCTAAGCTGCCTCATTTGATTTGAGTGAGCGAACTCCTTCCTTAATCTTTACGACTCGAAGTCCTTGATCTTGATCTTGTAATCCAGAACAGAGTCCACGTGGGCGATGTTAGGTTTAGGTAATCCCAACA
This sequence is a window from Vigna angularis cultivar LongXiaoDou No.4 chromosome 2, ASM1680809v1, whole genome shotgun sequence. Protein-coding genes within it:
- the LOC108327619 gene encoding uncharacterized protein LOC108327619, which gives rise to MHTHKKQARLELMSGCSEEEGVSFSDADRRGYEGGSDDDSEMGKSQLRRRRRVSDFGKVVVRQFAKAKKQIRRVRSRKSLLAKSRQGNEEGKVIVVDGDSGGRRRGNGCGFCFSRPKVLESPNESPTSDPNDPNFTQAMLRTLMDKNDFYSKECNPHLD